Proteins encoded within one genomic window of uncultured Draconibacterium sp.:
- a CDS encoding Gfo/Idh/MocA family oxidoreductase produces the protein MSDYNFSRRKFLAGAATVGAAGAMGIGTLSSCSGGGSSASAEYDWMPREYKYPPLLDEVPSGTVLKAGVVGCGGRGTGAALNFLEAGGSTVQITALADVFKDRLDSCADKIKEASGQEVPAENCFIGFDAYEKVLDSGVDIVILATPPKFRPQQFEAAVKARKHVFMEKPIAVDPVGIRQVLAAAKMADAAGLKVVTGTQRRHQHKYINVYKELSNNAIGKLTTAEVYWNGGQLWYRNSKPEWSEMEWMIRDWVNWCWLSGDHIVEQHVHNIDVANWFFGKHPIKALGFGSRQRRPTGDQYDNFAVRYELDDGRQVLSTCRQINGCTNAVNEVMHGTKGKAFTSQGGTATVTDLDGNNLFSYEDHETSPYVQEHKDLITCIRQDIPFNEAEETANSVMVAIMGRVSAYTGKEVTWEEMMNSDMKLGPDTFIMGDIGYMETASVPVPGTLES, from the coding sequence ATGAGTGACTACAATTTTTCAAGAAGAAAATTTTTAGCCGGAGCCGCAACAGTAGGTGCAGCAGGGGCTATGGGAATCGGAACCTTATCATCGTGCTCTGGCGGAGGCTCATCTGCAAGCGCCGAATACGATTGGATGCCAAGAGAGTACAAATATCCACCTCTGCTGGATGAAGTGCCTTCTGGAACAGTTTTAAAAGCAGGAGTTGTTGGCTGTGGCGGACGTGGAACCGGTGCAGCTCTGAACTTTTTGGAAGCCGGTGGTTCAACCGTTCAGATAACTGCACTGGCCGATGTTTTTAAGGACAGATTGGATAGTTGTGCAGACAAAATTAAGGAAGCATCGGGACAGGAAGTTCCTGCCGAAAACTGTTTCATTGGTTTTGATGCTTATGAAAAAGTTCTCGATTCGGGTGTTGATATTGTAATTCTGGCAACACCACCAAAATTCCGTCCTCAACAATTCGAAGCAGCTGTAAAAGCACGCAAGCACGTATTTATGGAAAAACCTATTGCTGTTGATCCGGTTGGAATTCGACAGGTTTTAGCTGCAGCAAAAATGGCCGATGCTGCCGGATTAAAAGTGGTTACCGGTACACAACGTCGCCACCAGCATAAATATATTAATGTATATAAAGAACTCAGCAATAATGCAATTGGAAAACTCACCACAGCCGAAGTATATTGGAATGGAGGACAATTGTGGTACAGAAACAGCAAGCCCGAATGGAGCGAAATGGAATGGATGATCCGCGACTGGGTAAACTGGTGCTGGTTATCGGGCGATCATATTGTTGAGCAACACGTGCACAATATCGACGTTGCCAACTGGTTTTTTGGCAAGCACCCGATAAAAGCGTTAGGTTTTGGTTCTCGTCAGCGACGCCCAACCGGCGATCAGTATGATAATTTTGCAGTTCGTTATGAACTGGACGACGGACGCCAGGTTTTAAGCACTTGCCGCCAAATTAATGGTTGTACAAATGCAGTAAATGAAGTTATGCATGGTACAAAAGGAAAAGCATTTACATCACAGGGAGGTACTGCAACAGTTACCGACCTGGATGGTAATAATCTATTCTCGTACGAAGATCATGAAACTAGCCCATACGTTCAGGAGCACAAAGACCTGATCACCTGCATTCGCCAGGATATTCCGTTTAACGAGGCTGAAGAAACTGCCAATTCGGTAATGGTGGCGATTATGGGTCGCGTTTCGGCTTACACTGGTAAAGAAGTTACCTGGGAAGAAATGATGAACTCGGACATGAAACTTGGTCCTGACACCTTCATAATGGGTGATATTGGTTATATGGAAACTGCAAGTGTACCTGTCCCAGGAACACTTGAAAGCTAA
- a CDS encoding rhodanese-like domain-containing protein: MNARIKISVALAGVGLILAFLPFNAAKSFQLKPTELLEVSSNSDIYFTVDEVARFVNNEDTTIQLIDLRSTSEFMESNIPGSINIPFDDLLNPNWEGYLNQDKVRNVYYANGDETANMAWTIVSGLGYPNSFVMKGGMNKWYLTVMLSEFTGERITPRENALFENRYKARKTFTQINSLPDSLKMQYLEAKRLEESQLDGGCE; the protein is encoded by the coding sequence ATGAATGCACGAATAAAAATATCAGTAGCACTGGCAGGCGTTGGATTGATTCTGGCTTTTCTGCCTTTTAATGCAGCAAAATCTTTTCAACTAAAACCTACTGAATTGCTGGAGGTTTCGTCGAATTCCGATATATATTTTACGGTTGACGAGGTGGCGCGTTTTGTAAATAACGAAGACACCACTATTCAACTTATCGATTTGCGCAGCACTTCCGAGTTTATGGAAAGTAACATTCCGGGATCGATAAATATCCCGTTCGACGATTTGCTTAATCCCAACTGGGAAGGTTATCTGAATCAGGATAAAGTAAGAAATGTGTATTACGCAAACGGCGATGAAACAGCCAACATGGCGTGGACAATTGTGAGTGGATTGGGCTACCCGAATTCGTTTGTAATGAAAGGTGGGATGAATAAATGGTACCTTACGGTTATGCTGAGCGAATTTACAGGAGAACGGATTACACCGCGCGAAAATGCCTTGTTCGAAAACCGCTACAAAGCCCGAAAAACCTTTACTCAAATAAATAGTTTGCCTGATAGTTTAAAGATGCAATACCTCGAAGCAAAGCGGTTGGAAGAATCTCAACTTGACGGAGGTTGCGAATAA
- a CDS encoding Crp/Fnr family transcriptional regulator, which translates to MLENSELSTIGEACSMIEYEKGELIFKEGGPVQHIIYLREGFVKLVKKGTGRKDFILSVAKRGSYLGLQNLDNKTKTNYYSAIALAKSEVCYIDRDHFRALLKSNGDFALKVLSTVFEDEMNYFDRLVKNVQQQLPGRLANTISYFANEVYGENPFTLNLTQTEIAALIGTSRESVSRILKEFQDLEIIDLNKNVLTILNEKRLEEIKNKG; encoded by the coding sequence GTGTTAGAAAACAGTGAGTTAAGTACGATTGGAGAAGCGTGTTCGATGATTGAGTATGAGAAAGGTGAACTCATCTTTAAAGAGGGTGGACCAGTGCAGCATATCATTTATTTACGCGAAGGATTTGTAAAATTAGTAAAAAAGGGGACCGGGAGGAAGGATTTTATTCTAAGCGTTGCCAAAAGGGGATCTTATCTTGGTCTTCAGAATCTCGACAACAAGACCAAAACCAATTACTACTCGGCTATTGCTCTTGCCAAATCAGAAGTTTGTTACATCGATAGGGATCATTTTCGGGCTTTGCTGAAAAGTAACGGCGATTTTGCTCTAAAAGTTTTATCTACAGTTTTTGAAGATGAAATGAATTATTTCGATCGTTTGGTAAAAAATGTGCAGCAACAACTACCCGGTCGTCTGGCAAATACCATAAGCTATTTCGCGAACGAGGTGTATGGAGAGAATCCTTTTACATTAAATCTCACACAAACCGAGATTGCTGCCCTGATTGGTACTTCGCGCGAAAGTGTTTCGCGGATTTTAAAAGAATTTCAGGATCTGGAGATTATCGATTTAAACAAAAATGTGCTTACCATTCTCAATGAAAAACGGCTTGAGGAGATTAAAAACAAAGGTTAG
- a CDS encoding SUMF1/EgtB/PvdO family nonheme iron enzyme, with protein sequence MAIFQRFGNYLRKKLLLIIFIGFIIGIAVTISSLKVIEATSTNESCEVCHVHPHVFDSWKLSVHHENRTGMHIGCVECHLPPKGQGYLIEKAKAGARDAYGYLFKDSADFNWEAKSSLEQAQHFVFEESCINCHNNLFPLTLTSEGQQAHLYYSQNEEELRCINCHLHVGHYDPNALHAKNVEFGSDGAEAKEKYTTAADVTAHENYTETIPGTTIAFNMKAIPGGSFKIGSPESEQLRESDEGPQKMVNVSPFFMAEIEVSWDEYLAFYSATAAEGRTTDTEGTRTKTSVEVDAISGPTPPYGQPDQNWGMGSRPAITMSYHSAETYCKWLSQVTGKTYRLPTEAEWEYAARGGTETPFFFEGLPKDFKEKNFIGKLFGKGSDVINKYVVYEKNSSLKTAKPDVVEANPYGLKNMLGNAAEYCADWYTEDAYSKLSDGVTDPKGPASGDEHVIRGGTFKSPVGEVRSAARDYTRTEEWMKTDPQMPKSIWWLSDCNYIGFRVVCEYDENTGK encoded by the coding sequence ATGGCCATATTTCAACGTTTTGGTAACTACCTACGAAAAAAACTGTTACTGATCATTTTTATCGGATTTATAATTGGTATCGCTGTTACCATTTCTTCTCTTAAAGTCATTGAAGCTACTTCAACCAACGAATCTTGCGAAGTTTGTCACGTTCATCCGCATGTTTTCGATTCGTGGAAACTCTCTGTTCATCACGAAAACAGAACAGGAATGCATATTGGCTGTGTTGAATGTCACCTCCCGCCAAAAGGGCAAGGCTACTTAATAGAAAAAGCAAAAGCCGGAGCCCGCGATGCTTACGGTTATCTGTTTAAAGACAGTGCCGATTTTAACTGGGAAGCTAAGTCTTCGCTTGAGCAGGCGCAACATTTTGTTTTTGAAGAATCGTGCATTAATTGCCACAATAATTTATTTCCGCTAACACTTACTTCTGAAGGTCAGCAAGCCCACCTTTATTATTCGCAAAACGAAGAGGAACTGCGCTGTATCAACTGCCACCTACATGTTGGACACTACGATCCGAATGCACTGCACGCCAAAAATGTTGAGTTTGGAAGCGACGGTGCCGAGGCAAAAGAAAAATATACAACTGCAGCCGATGTAACGGCTCATGAAAATTATACCGAAACCATTCCGGGAACAACCATTGCATTTAATATGAAAGCCATTCCGGGCGGAAGTTTCAAAATTGGAAGTCCTGAATCGGAGCAACTTCGTGAGAGCGATGAGGGTCCGCAGAAAATGGTAAATGTAAGTCCGTTCTTTATGGCCGAAATAGAAGTGAGCTGGGATGAATACCTGGCATTTTACAGTGCCACTGCCGCCGAAGGCAGAACTACTGACACCGAAGGTACACGCACAAAGACCAGTGTTGAGGTTGACGCGATCTCAGGACCAACGCCACCTTACGGACAACCCGACCAGAACTGGGGAATGGGAAGCCGTCCGGCCATTACAATGAGCTATCATTCAGCCGAAACCTACTGCAAATGGTTATCGCAAGTTACCGGAAAAACTTACCGTCTGCCAACAGAAGCAGAATGGGAATATGCAGCCCGCGGAGGCACCGAAACGCCGTTCTTCTTTGAGGGTCTGCCAAAAGACTTTAAAGAGAAAAACTTTATTGGAAAACTATTTGGCAAAGGAAGCGATGTTATCAATAAATACGTAGTTTACGAGAAAAACAGCAGCTTAAAAACCGCCAAACCCGATGTTGTTGAAGCCAATCCGTATGGATTGAAAAACATGCTTGGTAATGCAGCAGAATATTGTGCCGACTGGTACACCGAAGATGCCTATTCGAAATTAAGCGATGGTGTAACCGATCCTAAAGGACCGGCATCGGGCGACGAACACGTTATTCGGGGCGGAACATTTAAAAGCCCCGTTGGCGAAGTTAGAAGTGCGGCACGCGATTACACCCGTACCGAAGAATGGATGAAAACCGATCCACAAATGCCAAAGAGTATCTGGTGGTTGTCGGATTGTAATTATATTGGTTTCAGGGTGGTGTGTGAATATGATGAAAATACCGGAAAATAA
- a CDS encoding rhodanese-like domain-containing protein has protein sequence MKKIGVVILLMMGMVTILSAQETKVYNGYKELVAAAKQEISAIETEEFHEKYVEGLKSRNADYVLIDVRTKDEYQAGHIPGAYLVQRGVLESHIAKEKVWEGFRHAVPKKTDIIILYCRSGSRSALATKTLMTLGYKNVYSLEGGWNAWHEVYPKLERY, from the coding sequence ATGAAGAAAATTGGAGTTGTCATCTTGTTGATGATGGGGATGGTTACTATACTTTCTGCCCAGGAAACCAAAGTTTACAACGGTTATAAGGAATTGGTTGCTGCCGCGAAGCAGGAAATTAGTGCAATTGAGACGGAAGAATTTCATGAAAAATATGTGGAAGGACTGAAAAGCCGTAACGCGGATTATGTTTTAATTGATGTGCGCACAAAAGATGAATACCAGGCCGGTCATATTCCGGGAGCTTATTTAGTGCAGCGCGGAGTGCTTGAATCGCACATTGCAAAGGAAAAGGTTTGGGAAGGCTTTCGTCATGCAGTACCTAAAAAAACAGATATTATAATTTTGTATTGCCGCAGTGGAAGTCGCTCGGCGCTGGCAACAAAAACACTGATGACTCTGGGGTATAAAAATGTATATTCATTGGAGGGTGGCTGGAATGCCTGGCACGAAGTTTACCCGAAACTGGAGCGTTATTAA
- a CDS encoding glycoside hydrolase family 97 protein, whose amino-acid sequence MKRLSLLITLIALVFSLSAKEYSVESPSGKIQVKVNVDQMVTYSVLLNGSTIVAPSQISMELYDGTVWGVDAKVRKAKTNSVSQVLTPVVRRKSATIKDEYKELTLSFKGYALQFRAYDDGAAYRWVSDKDGEYKVKSELATFTFPADNKLWFPEEESMMTHQEREYLRETLSNIGSDRFASTGLLVDCGNGVKTYISESNLMDYPGMYLRGSDDNEYALIGKYPGVVLETEMLRDRDEKPTKYADYIAECNGPREFPWRAMVVTENDGQLIETEMIYKLAPECKLENTDWIKPGKVAWDWWNANNIYGVDFVAGVNTETYKYYIDFASKYGLEYIILDEGWYVLSDILELEKDVDVKEIIDYGKEKNVDVILWVVWKTMDDKLEEALDQFQAWGAKGIKMDFMQRDDQWMVNFYEKIARKCAEHELLVDFHGAYKPSGLRRAYPNVISYEGVKGLENVKWSNLPDPEHDVTLPFIRMVAGPMDYTPGAMINKTKLNFYPVHTEPMSQGTRCHQLALYPVFESALQMLADNPSNYLREPECMEFLSAVPSVWDETEVLEAKVSDYIAVARRSGETWYVGALTDWDPREMELKLDFLGEGTYTMKVWKDGLNADKHAADFAQETVEVTAGSTVKVKMAPGGGWAAIIEKK is encoded by the coding sequence ATGAAAAGATTATCGCTATTAATTACTCTCATAGCCCTTGTTTTCTCCCTTTCGGCCAAGGAATATTCGGTTGAATCTCCATCGGGGAAAATACAGGTAAAGGTAAATGTTGACCAAATGGTTACCTACTCGGTGTTGCTGAATGGAAGCACAATTGTTGCGCCGTCGCAGATTTCGATGGAATTATATGATGGAACTGTTTGGGGAGTGGACGCCAAAGTTCGCAAAGCAAAAACCAACAGCGTTTCGCAGGTGCTTACTCCGGTTGTACGCAGAAAAAGTGCGACCATAAAAGATGAATACAAAGAGCTGACCTTATCATTTAAAGGTTATGCGCTGCAATTCAGAGCGTATGACGATGGCGCGGCTTACCGCTGGGTGTCGGATAAAGATGGCGAATACAAAGTTAAAAGCGAGCTGGCGACTTTCACATTTCCGGCCGACAACAAACTTTGGTTTCCTGAAGAAGAGAGTATGATGACGCACCAGGAACGCGAATACCTGCGCGAAACCCTGTCTAATATTGGCAGCGATCGTTTTGCCTCAACAGGTTTGCTGGTTGACTGCGGAAACGGCGTTAAAACCTACATCTCGGAATCGAACCTGATGGATTACCCGGGAATGTATTTGCGTGGATCAGACGATAACGAATATGCGTTAATCGGAAAATATCCGGGTGTTGTATTGGAGACTGAGATGTTGCGCGACCGCGATGAAAAACCAACAAAATATGCCGATTATATTGCCGAATGCAACGGCCCTCGCGAATTCCCCTGGCGTGCCATGGTAGTTACCGAAAACGATGGTCAGTTGATTGAAACAGAAATGATCTACAAACTGGCTCCTGAATGCAAACTTGAAAACACCGACTGGATTAAGCCGGGAAAAGTTGCATGGGACTGGTGGAATGCCAACAACATTTACGGTGTTGATTTTGTGGCCGGCGTAAATACCGAAACCTACAAGTATTACATCGATTTTGCTTCGAAATACGGCTTGGAATACATTATTCTGGACGAAGGCTGGTATGTGCTTTCTGATATTCTGGAGCTGGAAAAAGACGTGGATGTAAAAGAGATCATCGACTACGGAAAAGAGAAAAATGTTGACGTAATTCTTTGGGTTGTTTGGAAAACCATGGATGACAAGCTGGAAGAAGCACTCGATCAGTTTCAGGCATGGGGAGCAAAAGGTATTAAAATGGACTTTATGCAACGCGACGACCAGTGGATGGTTAACTTCTACGAGAAAATTGCCCGCAAATGTGCCGAGCATGAATTGTTGGTCGATTTCCACGGAGCATACAAACCAAGTGGTTTAAGACGTGCTTACCCGAATGTAATTTCGTACGAAGGCGTTAAAGGTTTGGAAAATGTGAAATGGTCGAATTTACCCGACCCGGAGCACGATGTAACTTTGCCGTTTATTCGTATGGTTGCCGGCCCGATGGACTACACTCCGGGCGCGATGATCAACAAAACAAAACTGAATTTCTATCCTGTACATACCGAACCAATGAGCCAAGGAACACGCTGCCACCAGTTGGCTTTGTATCCTGTTTTCGAAAGCGCGCTGCAAATGCTGGCCGATAATCCATCGAACTATTTGCGCGAGCCGGAATGTATGGAATTCCTTTCGGCAGTTCCATCGGTTTGGGACGAAACCGAAGTACTGGAAGCTAAAGTTAGCGACTACATTGCCGTTGCTCGTCGCTCGGGCGAAACCTGGTATGTGGGTGCTTTAACCGACTGGGACCCGCGCGAAATGGAATTAAAACTCGATTTTCTTGGCGAAGGAACTTACACCATGAAAGTTTGGAAAGACGGACTGAACGCCGATAAACATGCTGCCGACTTTGCACAGGAAACTGTTGAAGTAACTGCAGGATCTACTGTAAAAGTTAAAATGGCTCCCGGTGGTGGCTGGGCTGCTATTATTGAGAAGAAATAA
- a CDS encoding phosphoribosyltransferase family protein translates to MNLLEQSISDVLGLFFPELCVTCGKRLVSQETFVCFDCWQDLPATKFHLKPDNKVAQLFWGRVDISSATAFFSYRKGSKYQQLIHFVKYKGLKELGYETGKKFGMQLLDSPDFSEIDVLMPVPLHPRKEKKRGFNQSEWIARGIAEVLKKPVDSQTLYRKVYTSSQTKRNRYERWQNVESVFGLNNPKVVESKHVLLIDDVVTTGATLEACAIHLLKQPGTKVSIATLAYADI, encoded by the coding sequence ATGAACCTTCTCGAACAAAGTATTTCCGATGTGTTGGGACTGTTTTTCCCCGAGCTGTGTGTAACCTGCGGAAAACGTCTGGTGTCGCAGGAAACATTCGTGTGTTTTGATTGCTGGCAGGATCTTCCGGCAACCAAATTTCATTTAAAACCCGATAACAAAGTTGCACAATTATTCTGGGGGCGGGTTGATATCTCATCAGCAACAGCTTTTTTTAGTTACAGAAAAGGCAGCAAATATCAACAGCTTATTCATTTTGTGAAATACAAAGGATTAAAAGAGCTGGGTTATGAAACCGGTAAGAAATTCGGGATGCAATTGTTGGATTCCCCCGACTTTTCCGAAATCGATGTGCTTATGCCGGTACCGCTGCATCCGCGAAAAGAAAAGAAGCGCGGTTTTAACCAAAGTGAGTGGATAGCTCGTGGAATTGCCGAAGTTTTAAAAAAGCCGGTTGACTCCCAAACGTTGTATCGAAAGGTTTACACATCATCCCAAACAAAACGAAACCGATACGAGCGCTGGCAGAATGTTGAAAGTGTTTTTGGGTTGAATAATCCGAAAGTGGTTGAAAGTAAACACGTTTTGTTAATTGACGACGTGGTAACCACCGGGGCAACGCTGGAAGCCTGTGCCATTCATTTATTAAAACAGCCCGGTACAAAAGTCAGCATCGCCACCTTGGCTTACGCCGACATTTAA
- a CDS encoding MBL fold metallo-hydrolase — translation MKNIVTLIIMLIFVVFAQAQEFEKDVFATSEGDLEITFIAHGTLMMQFNGKVIHIDPVSWYADYAAMPKADLILITHEHGDHLDAKALDAVKKNGTELVLTKTCNEQYAGTKVLSNGESGTFSGIKVDAVPAYNIKHEREPGQPFHPKGVGNGYVLHFGDKKVYVAGDTENIPEMARLKDIDVAFLPMNLPYTMTPEMVADANKMFQPKVLYPYHFGETNTDELVELLKNQNKTELRIRNLK, via the coding sequence ATGAAGAATATAGTTACACTTATAATAATGTTGATTTTTGTTGTTTTTGCGCAAGCCCAGGAATTTGAAAAGGATGTTTTCGCTACTTCGGAAGGCGATCTGGAAATTACTTTTATCGCTCACGGAACACTAATGATGCAATTTAACGGGAAGGTGATTCATATTGATCCGGTATCGTGGTATGCCGATTATGCAGCCATGCCAAAAGCCGATCTGATACTGATTACGCACGAACATGGCGATCATTTGGATGCCAAAGCGCTGGATGCTGTTAAAAAGAACGGAACCGAACTGGTGCTTACAAAAACCTGCAACGAACAATACGCCGGAACAAAAGTGCTTAGTAATGGCGAATCGGGAACTTTTTCAGGAATTAAGGTTGATGCAGTGCCTGCTTACAATATTAAACACGAACGCGAACCGGGCCAGCCTTTCCATCCAAAAGGTGTGGGCAATGGGTACGTGCTGCACTTTGGCGATAAAAAAGTTTACGTTGCCGGCGATACTGAAAATATTCCTGAAATGGCCAGGTTAAAAGATATTGATGTGGCTTTTCTGCCGATGAATTTACCTTATACAATGACTCCGGAGATGGTAGCTGACGCGAACAAAATGTTTCAGCCCAAAGTTCTTTATCCGTATCATTTTGGCGAAACAAATACCGATGAGTTGGTTGAATTATTAAAAAATCAAAACAAAACTGAATTAAGGATTCGAAACTTAAAATAA
- a CDS encoding rhodanese-like domain-containing protein, producing the protein MIKIKPILSFLTLAAFVVLTSCSGGQKKTEQAETSVKETTPKVEVNEEAKLLLKTLNEMGDYANSRNFPSLIKPSSVYEELDGNIYIIDLRNEEAFNGGHIKGAVRVDFSNLPAYLTKDIKPFEYDKIVVVCYSGQISSYAVSLLRLAGYGNVYAMRWGMSGWNKHFAESAWLAKVSSDYQDQLETVDHDKAPIADFPKLNTGSTSGDEILQQRIEALFAAGYRDALVKATDVFADPGNYYTINYDRKDKYESGHVPGAIRYKPGGTLGIVSEMQTIPVDKEVVLYCNTGHNSGFATAYLRLFGYDAKTLTFGNNAFMYDKMKEEESTLSWLPFTEAEIHDYPYVQN; encoded by the coding sequence ATGATCAAGATAAAACCGATTTTAAGTTTTCTTACGCTGGCAGCTTTTGTCGTTTTAACTTCCTGCTCAGGTGGGCAGAAAAAGACGGAACAGGCAGAAACCAGCGTAAAAGAAACAACTCCAAAAGTTGAGGTAAATGAGGAGGCAAAATTACTGCTGAAAACCCTCAATGAAATGGGGGATTATGCTAACAGCCGTAATTTCCCGTCGCTGATAAAACCTTCGTCAGTTTATGAAGAACTGGATGGAAACATTTACATTATCGATCTGCGTAATGAAGAAGCTTTTAACGGCGGACACATAAAAGGTGCTGTTCGGGTTGATTTTAGCAATTTACCGGCGTATCTCACCAAGGATATCAAGCCGTTTGAATACGATAAAATTGTGGTAGTATGCTATTCCGGACAGATTTCGAGTTATGCAGTTTCGTTGTTGCGACTGGCAGGTTATGGCAACGTTTATGCCATGCGTTGGGGAATGAGTGGCTGGAACAAACATTTTGCAGAAAGTGCGTGGCTCGCCAAAGTTTCTTCCGATTATCAGGATCAGCTGGAAACAGTAGATCATGATAAAGCACCGATAGCAGATTTTCCAAAGCTGAACACCGGAAGTACCAGTGGTGACGAGATTTTACAACAACGAATCGAGGCACTTTTTGCTGCCGGTTATCGTGATGCTTTGGTGAAAGCGACTGATGTGTTTGCAGATCCGGGTAATTATTATACGATTAACTACGACCGGAAAGACAAGTACGAGTCGGGACATGTTCCGGGCGCTATTCGGTATAAACCCGGAGGAACGCTTGGAATTGTTTCAGAGATGCAAACTATTCCGGTGGATAAGGAAGTGGTGTTATATTGCAATACCGGCCACAATTCGGGATTTGCAACGGCCTACCTGCGTTTGTTTGGTTACGATGCCAAAACACTCACCTTTGGTAACAATGCCTTTATGTACGATAAAATGAAAGAAGAGGAAAGTACACTTTCGTGGCTACCATTTACCGAAGCCGAAATTCACGACTACCCGTACGTACAGAATTAA